From Lolium perenne isolate Kyuss_39 chromosome 5, Kyuss_2.0, whole genome shotgun sequence, a single genomic window includes:
- the LOC127298397 gene encoding uncharacterized protein: protein MAGRPFVFEKNWAENPPQRRPTTDMEFPPGLPPADGHDPPQGWTTVRIECSHFRRPDGTPEILLLYGRPSSPDRHQPDTSTFHWGHHQQVHRRRSPEPHQVEGATRVVRFAKMISLDLLQDDEVYQEVLDELTKEARKFGDLVKVVVPRPGHGAADHPVVAGAGEVFLEYACLDHSIQCRIGLDGEWYDGRKIIAGYFPEDRFAAGDYDYDE from the exons ATGGCCGGCCGGCCCTTTGTTTTCGAGAAGAACTGGGCGGAGAACCCTCCACAGAGACGGCCAACCACAGATATGGAGTTCCCTCCTGGCTTGCCGCCGGCCGACGGCCACGACCCACCGCAG GGCTGGACTACGGTCCGTATCGAGTGTTCACACTTCAGAAGACCAGACGGCACTCCGGAGATCCTGCTTCTCTACGGCCGGCCATCTTCTCCAGATCGTCATCAACCAGACACAAGCACCTTTCACTGGGGGCACCACCAGCAGGTTCATCGTCGTCGGTCTCCCGAGCCGCACCAAGTCGAAGGAGCAACGAGAGTGGTGCGATTTGCCAAGATGATCTCGCTGGACCTGCTCCAAGACGACGAGGTGTACCAGGAGGTGCTGGACGAGCTTACAAAAGAGGCGCGCAAGTTCGGTGACCTGGTGAAGGTCGTCGTCCCGCGGCCCGGCCATGGTGCTGCTGATCATCCGGTGGTTGCCGGAGCCGGGGAGGTGTTCCTGGAGTACGCTTGCCTCGACCACTCGATCCAGTGCAGGATCGGGTTGGATGGGGAGTGGTACGACGGGAGGAAGATTATTGCTGGATACTTTCCGGAGGACAGGTTTGCCGCTGGAGACTATGACTACGACGAATGA